The Hyalangium ruber genome includes a window with the following:
- the orn gene encoding oligoribonuclease produces MNAPEPRFVWLDLEMTGLDPDTCAIIEIGVIITGPDLRPLAEMERVIWQPEEVLLRMEPVVKDMHTRNGLLGKVRSSPTSLRIAERDVTALVADHCAINEGILCGNSIHTDRRFLIKYMPMLERFLHYRMVDVTSLKVLSRAWYPNTFEPRKGVAGHTALADIRASITELQFYRDTFFRANPP; encoded by the coding sequence ATGAATGCTCCCGAACCGCGCTTTGTCTGGCTGGACCTCGAGATGACGGGGTTGGACCCGGACACCTGCGCCATCATCGAGATTGGCGTCATCATCACCGGGCCGGACCTCCGGCCGCTGGCGGAGATGGAGCGCGTCATCTGGCAGCCGGAGGAAGTGCTGCTGCGCATGGAGCCCGTGGTCAAGGACATGCACACGCGCAACGGGTTGCTGGGGAAGGTGCGCTCCTCGCCCACTTCGCTGCGCATCGCCGAGCGAGACGTGACGGCGCTGGTGGCCGACCACTGCGCCATCAACGAGGGCATCCTCTGCGGCAACTCCATCCACACGGACCGGCGCTTCCTCATCAAGTACATGCCGATGCTGGAGCGCTTCCTGCACTACCGGATGGTGGACGTGACGAGCCTCAAGGTGCTCTCGCGCGCGTGGTATCCGAACACGTTCGAGCCGCGCAAGGGCGTCGCCGGGCACACGGCGCTGGCGGACATTCGCGCCAGCATCACCGAGCTGCAGTTCTACCGAGACACCTTCTTCCGCGCCAACCCTCCGTAA
- a CDS encoding phosphoribosyltransferase: MRFRDRADAGRRLAANLVAYRSEATRVFGLDGGGLRVGFEVAQALGAPLDAWAARAVESPKEPGHLVGAVSEGGGLYLEVEGIRSAAAPAAELARWMESEAGEVALAAQRLRGGHPRLDTGHCTVVLVVDGLAQGDARVYAALRGLRRQGARRVVLATPVASAEELERLRPEADEVVCLQPIWSLHTVAPAYDDFREVPDLEARQLVARARELASAAQGAGSAGRGEWM; encoded by the coding sequence ATGCGCTTTCGAGATCGGGCGGACGCGGGCCGAAGACTGGCGGCGAACCTGGTCGCCTACCGGAGTGAGGCGACGCGGGTGTTCGGGTTGGATGGCGGAGGGCTCCGGGTGGGCTTCGAGGTGGCCCAGGCCCTGGGCGCGCCCTTGGATGCGTGGGCGGCGCGGGCGGTGGAGTCCCCCAAGGAGCCCGGGCACCTGGTGGGCGCCGTGTCCGAGGGAGGGGGGCTCTACCTGGAAGTGGAGGGCATCCGCTCGGCCGCTGCCCCAGCAGCCGAGCTAGCGCGGTGGATGGAGTCGGAGGCGGGCGAGGTGGCGCTCGCGGCGCAGCGGCTGCGAGGGGGGCACCCCCGGCTCGACACGGGCCACTGCACGGTGGTGCTGGTGGTGGACGGCCTGGCTCAGGGGGACGCGCGGGTGTACGCGGCGCTGCGGGGGCTACGGCGGCAGGGCGCGCGGCGGGTGGTGCTGGCCACGCCGGTGGCCTCGGCGGAGGAGCTGGAGCGGCTGCGCCCCGAGGCGGACGAGGTGGTGTGCCTGCAGCCCATCTGGTCGCTGCACACGGTGGCCCCCGCGTATGACGACTTCCGCGAGGTGCCGGACCTGGAGGCGCGCCAGTTGGTGGCGCGGGCGCGCGAGCTGGCCTCGGCGGCTCAGGGAGCGGGCAGCGCGGGCCGAGGAGAATGGATGTAG